The following coding sequences lie in one Anomalospiza imberbis isolate Cuckoo-Finch-1a 21T00152 chromosome 17, ASM3175350v1, whole genome shotgun sequence genomic window:
- the SALL4 gene encoding sal-like protein 4 isoform X2, producing MSSKRCRTEETKICEKCCAEFFVLSEFLEHKKNCTKNPPVLIMSDGEGAVPPESFSEAPLGTFPSDRTDGRTRKDIQAKGCTGSVEKREGKMDAEPVGGMYLKIEPPLTPAAPGLSYLPKPKVPNTNVTLQTIRGTKVAVNQRTSDAISSSAAGFNAIPMILEQLVCLQQQQLQQIQLTEQIRIQIAMMAPHALHPSIAAATDPLKALGAHMSQQLSAAVALIGQKAGSQSLSLESLKQGKLPHSNTGIAAASSLAAGLSSSFPLKPEGSRGLPGSISQFPNPLLPQSSGSVIFQNPLSAVSSVMDSSKKGKGKPPNISVSESKPNAEEPFFKHKCKFCGKVFGNDSALQIHLRSHTGERPYKCNICGNRFTTKGNLKVHFQRHKDKYPHIKMNPYPVPEHLDNVPTSTGIPYGMSVPLDESNLIVDSKPLLTTLPTSAATGAPQTISSLAGIKEALPGTFSSELQSRPSPESEGGSSSSGAVGHESGTEQSLSSPQAACSVSIFHVGGSNEQGSETSKLQQLVENIDKSTADPNECLICHRVLSCQSSLKMHYRTHTGERPFKCKICGRAFSTKGNLKTHYGVHRANTPLKMQHSCPICQKKFTNAVVLQQHIRMHMGGQIPNTPMPEPPCDSAEVDPAVPEKNGDIGRPEEVVESIDMEDDVDSQDGPRSSSKPPTPYDAQSESPAAAAAFSGVAALENQMKIVASSLSLQRQSSLKSSDNGSAESDGMTNDSSSVAGDADYQNGRSPAASEAASLQALSPANSQAESVRSKSPAFNNQEDAGTGSKSEGPENAPAEVEGVVGALDLTYGNIGRKVIKEEPGLHFANGEYGRSSIPAAFVRAPPALIKMELPSDRPLSTGHFIGPPALSPGVAPLLVPRPKFCRPAKQHICTTCGKNFSSASALQIHERTHTGEKPFACTICGRAFTTKGNLKVHVGTHMWNNSARRGRRLSIDNPMALLGNDPKKVSEMFPKEMVAPSVSIDPAVWNQYAAVLSNGLAVKTNEISVIQSGALPALPVPMAGGSPMNSAPASKVDPGQAGAASDAEKAGGAAADSVPKHQFPLFLEENKIAVS from the exons ACCTTAAAATAGAGCCCCCCCTCACGCCTGCGGCCCCCGGCCTAAGCTATCTACCAAAACCCAAAGTACCAAACACTAACGTGACTTTGCAGACCATCCGTGGCACTAAGGTGGCCGTGAACCAGCGGACGTCCGACGCCATCTCCTCCTCGGCAGCCGGGTTCAACGCCATCCCCATGATCCTGGAGCAGCTCGTGtgcttgcagcagcagcagctccagcagatcCAGCTGACGGAGCAGATCCGCATCCAGATTGCCATGATGGCTCCCCACGCCCTGCACCCCTCCATAGCAGCTGCTACTGACCCGCTCAAAGCTCTGGGTGCCCACATGTCCCAGCAGCTCTCGGCTGCCGTGGCTTTAATCGGACAGAAAGCTGGGAGCCAGAGCCTATCGCTGGAATCCTTGAAGCAAGGAAAACTACCTCATTCTAACACTGGCATTGCAGCCGCCAGCTCGCTGGCTGCTgggctctcctcctccttccccctgaAGCCAGAGGGGAGCCGAGGCCTCCCCGGCTCCATCTCTCAGTTCCCAAATCCTTTGCTACCTCAGTCCTCCGGCTCGGTCATCTTCCAGAACCCGCTTTCGGCCGTGTCGTCTGTGATGGATTCCTCAAAGAAGGGCAAGGGGAAGCCCCCCAACATCAGCGTGTCTGAAAGCAAACCGAACGCAGAGGAGCCGTTCTTCAAACACAAGTGTAAATTCTGTGGGAAGGTCTTTGGCAACGACAGTGCCCTGCAGATCCACCTCCGCTCCCACACCGGGGAAAGACCCTATAAATGTAACATCTGTGGGAACCGCTTCACGACCAAAGGAAACCTCAAAGTGCATTTTCAGCGTCACAAGGACAAGTACCCCCACATAAAGATGAATCCTTACCCAGTTCCTGAGCACCTGGACAATGTTCCTACCAGCACTGGAATCCCGTACGGGATGTCTGTGCCACTGGATGAGTCCAACCTGATTGTGGACAGCAAACCTCTCCTAACAACTCTGCCTACCTCTGCGGCCACCGGTGCACCTCAGACCATCTCCAGCCTGGCAGGCATCAAGGAGGCTCTGCCTGGTACGTTCTCAAGTGAGCTGCAGTCAAGGCCCTCTCCCGAAAGCGAGGGTGGCTCCTCCTCGTCGGGGGCGGTCGGTCACGAGTCAGGAACGGAGCAGAGCTTGAGCTCACCACAAGCTGCCTGCAGCGTGAGCATCTTCCACGTAGGTGGGTCAAATGAGCAAGGCTCAGAGACATCAAAGCTCCAGCAGCTGGTTGAAAATATCGACAAATCCACTGCTGACCCCAACGAGTGCCTGATCTGTCACAGAGTGCTGAGCTGCCAGAGCTCGCTGAAAATGCATTACCGCAcccacaccggggagaggccgTTCAAGTGTAAGATCTGCGGCCGTGCCTTCTCCACTAAAGGGAACCTTAAAACCCACTATGGCGTCCACCGGGCCAATACCCCCTTGAAGATGCAGCATTCGTGCCCGATTTGCCAGAAGAAGTTTACAAATGCcgtggtgctgcagcagcacatccgCATGCACATGGGCGGGCAGATCCCCAACACCCCGATGCCAGAGCCCCCCTGCGACAGCGCCGAGGTGGATCCTGCCGTGCCTGAGAAGAACGGAGACATCGGTCGCCCAGAGGAGGTGGTGGAAAGCATTGACATGGAAGACGACGTGGACTCTCAGGATGGCCCCAGGAGTTCTTCCAAGCCTCCTACTCCGTATGATGCACAATCAGAGTcgcccgccgcggccgccgccttCTCCGGGGTTGCAGCACTGGAGAACCAGATGAAGattgtggcctcctctctgaGCTTGCAGCGGCAGAGCAGTCTGAAGTCCAGTGACAACGGCTCGGCAGAGAGCGATGGCATGACCAACGACTCGTCCTCGGTGGCGGGCGACGCCGACTACCAGAACGGCAGGAGCCCCGCCGCCTCCGAGGCCGCGTCACTGCAGGCGCTATCCCCCGCCAACAGCCAGGCTGAGAGCGTCAGGTCAAAGTCACCTGCCTTCAACAACCAGGAGGATGCAGGCACGGGGAGTAAATCAGAGGGTCCTGAGAATGCTCCTGCAGAAGTGGAAGGGGTTGTCGGCGCTTTGGATTTAACGTACGGCAATATTGGTCGGAAGGTCATTAAGGAAGAGCCTGGGCTACACTTTGCAAATGGGGAATATG GTCGAAGCAGTATCCCAGCTGCTTTTGTCAGAGCCCCACCAGCCCTGATAAAAATGGAGCTGCCCAGCGATCGTCCCCTCAGCACTGGCCACTTCATTGGCCCTccagctctgtcccctggggtCGCCCCTCTCCTGGTGCCGCGCCCCAAGTTCTGCCGTCCTGCCAAACAGCACATCTGCACTACCTGTGGGAAGAACTTCTCCTCTGCCAGCGCCCTGCAGATCCACGAGCGCACTCACACCGGGGAGAAGCCCTTTGCCTGCACCATCTGTGGGAGAGCCTTCACCACCAAAGGAAACCTGAAG GTCCATGTAGGAACCCACATGTGGAACAACTCGGCCAGGCGGGGCAGGCGGCTGTCCATCGATAACCCCATGGCCCTGCTGGGCAACGACCCCAAGAAGGTGTCGGAGATGTTCCCCAAGGAGATGGTGGCGCCCTCGGTGAGCATCGACCCCGCCGTGTGGAACCAGTACGCGGCCGTGCTCAGCAACGGGCTGGCCGTGAAGACCAACGAGATCTCGGTGATCCAGAGCGGGGCCCTGCCCGCCCTGCCCGTGCCCATGGCCGGGGGCTCGCCCATGAACTCTGCCCCGGCCTCCAAGGTGGACCCGGGCCAGGCTGGCGCCGCCTCTGACGCGGAGAAGGCGGGCGGCGCTGCTGCAGACAGTGTGCCAAAACACCAGTTCCCCCTCTTCCTGGAGGAGAACAAAATCGCCGTTAGCTAA